A part of Gambusia affinis linkage group LG21, SWU_Gaff_1.0, whole genome shotgun sequence genomic DNA contains:
- the LOC122824465 gene encoding uncharacterized protein LOC122824465: protein MTNQGATSAFRPLSRGGVRPAVSSQQRRLTRTKHFLHFFPQSVKMIRFDGLLKAALVTVVLVVASGNADEKLATCCEKLNTNEITEPILGYLFQKPNYPCIRAIIFQTERGLYCSPMTAPWAREKIREIRAAKAKNATTSSPPAVSLLSIITSTTSAPPPSTLPPSSSSPSFSSGSGVSSGDSFSGSEEDESLVTFVTSASGENN, encoded by the exons ATGACTAACCAGGGAGCCACTTCTGCTTTCAGGCCGTTAAGTAGAGGCGGCGTCCGTCCAGCCGTCAGTTCACAGCAGAGGCGGctgaccagaaccaaacacttTCTCCACTTCTTCCCTCAGTCAGTGAAAATGATCCGGTTTGACGGTCTGTTGAAGGCGGCGCTGGTCACCGTCGTCTTGGTGGTCGCTTCTGGAAACGCAG ATGAGAAGTTAGCCACTTGCTGtgaaaaactgaacacaaatgAGATCACAGAGCCGATCCTGGGATACCTGTTCCAGAAACCCAATTATCCGTGTATCCGGGCGATCAT CTTTCAGACAGAACGCGGTCTTTACTGCAGTCCGATGACGGCTCCCTGGGCCAGAGAAAAGATCAGAGAGATCAG GGCAGCGAAGGCAAAGAACGCGACCACTTCCTCTCCACCAGCCGTCTCCCTCCTCTCCATCATAACCTCCACCACCTCCGCTCCGCCTCCCTCcactcttcctccttcctcttcctctccttccttcAGCTCTGGCTCCGGGGTTTCTTCCGGCGATTCGTTTTCTGGGAGCGAGGAGGACGAGAGCTTGGTGACCTTCGTGACCTCTGCCTCCGGCGAAAACAACTGA